TCGGTTTAGTAAGTTTTGCCTTGGCAACGGGATTATTATACGGCCGATTCAGCAAACCAAAATCGCGTTTGATTTATAGCAACAACGCCATTATTACACCACATCGTGAGGGAATGGCGCTGATGTTTCGGGTGGCGAATCACCGTTCAACGGTGCTGATGGAGATGTCGTGCACTGTTTTATGTACCCTGGCCGAAAGAGATAAGGATGGAAATTTCATAAGGAAATATTACGGTTTACCATTGGAAATTGATTCGATACATTTTTTTCCGATTAGCTGGACCCTTGTTCATCAACTGGATGATAAGAGTCCGTTTTACGGCATGAATGAAACGCAGATTCGGGAATCGATGGCTGAACTGATGATTTTAATTAAAGGATTTGATGAAACCTTTTCGCAGGAAATTCACTCCCGATACAGTTATGTGGTGAACGAATTCAAATGGAATCATCGCTTTTTACCCTGTTTCCACGTGGAGGAAGATGGTTCGGTGAGCATAGATTTAGGAAAGGTTAGCGACATTGCTCCAATTGAAGCCTAGGGCTGTTTTTTTACTAACTTTGTAAGGTGAAGTCGACATCAGAAATTTTACTTAGCGACGAATTAAAATCGGGTCATCTTTTGCCGGTAATGGAACATTTTTACACCATTCAGGGTGAAGGATCCAATACAGGAAGAGCAGCCTATTTTATTCGCCTGGGTGGATGCGATGTGGGTTGTGTATGGTGCGATGTGAAAGAGAGTTGGGATATTGAACCGCATCCGAAAATGACGCTGGATGAAATTCTGGAAGAAGTGTTGGAATTTGGAGCTAAATTATGTGTCATCACCGGAGGTGAACCTGCTTTGTTTAATCTGGAACCACTTACGGCATTGCTCAGGAATAATGGCATAGAAACTGCAATAGAAACCTCAGGAACCAGGGAACTAACCGGAAAATGGGATACCGTTTGTTTCTCGCCTAAAAAATTTAAATTGCCTGTTGAATCTATTTATAAACAGGCCAACGAATTAAAAGTGATTGTTTATCACCCGAGTGACCTCCAATGGGCGGATGAGCATGCGGAAAAAGTGAATTCAAATTGCCTATTATACCTTCAACCGGAATGGAGCAGAGAAGAAGAAATGTTACCAATCATCATCGATCACGTTAAGAGATCACCACGGTGGCGTATTTCTCTTCAAACTCATAAATACATGAACATACCATGAACACGATAAAAAACATTTTAAGCTTTACGCTTTTTTTATTTTTAATGAGTTGCGCAACTGCTCAGCCTCAGCGTGAATACAGCTCGAGCAATAAAAAAGCAATCAAAGCTTATGAAGCAGCATTAACTGCCTATAACACGTTTGATCCCCGCACGGGAATGCCGGATTTAAAGGGTGCAGAATCTAACCTTACAAAATCCATTAAGAGCGATCCTAATTTTATTGAAGCTTATTTGCTGATGTCCCAGGTGTATCAGGACTGGGGCAAATCGAAAGAGGCGATTGACTATTTGAAAAAATCAATCGAAATCAATCCTAATTTTTTTCCCAACAGCTTTTTCTTTTTAGCGCGACTCGAATTCAATGAGGGAAATTATGCCGATGCAAAGGTGCATGCCGAAAAATATTTAAGTTTTCCCCGCGTACCGGAGGATATGAAAAGAGCGGGACAAAAAATTGTTTCTAATTCCGAATTTGCAATGAAACTCATTGCTAATCCAGTTCCCTTTACACCGGTAAATTTAGGTCCGGGCGTAAATACGGATCGTCCTGAATATTTTCCGACCATTACGGCAGATGATAATACGTTATTGTTTACACGTTTGGTTGTTGATCCGAACGCACAGCAAGGTGGAGTGCAGGAAGATTTTTTTGTGAGTCAGAAACGCGGTGGACAATGGTCCACTGCCCGAAGTATTTCTTCCCGGATTAATACTTTGTACAATGAGGGAGCTCCTTCATTAGCTTCTGATGGACAAACACTGATCTTTACCGCTTGCGAAATTTTTGATAGTTACGGTGATTACCGCGATGGATTTGGTTCTTGTGATTTATTTGTAACACGGAGAATTGGAAATGAATGGACCGTTCCTGTTAATTTAGGAGAGACCATTAATTCCGCCAATTGGGAATCGCAACCTTCTTTTTCTGCTGATGGAAAAACCTTGTATTTCATTCGGGGAACACGCAGTAAAGATGGAAGAAGAACCGGAGATATCTGGTATGCCACTTTAAATAAAAGCGGAGAATGGAATCGTCCGCAACGTTTGTCGGATGTGGTAAACACCGATGGCAATGAAGCCAGTGTATTAATTCACCCTGATGGACAAACCTTGTATTTCTCATCGGATGGTCACCCCGGAATGGGTAACCTGGATATTTTCGTAAGCAGAAAACAGCCGGATGGATCATGGGGTAAACCGGAAAATTTAGGTTATCCGATCAACACCCATGCTGAGGAAAATTCATTGTTGGTTTCGTCGGACGGTAAAGTTGCATTTTTTGCATCGGATCGTCCGGGAGGATTTGGTGATCTTGATTTGTATTCCTTCGAATTACCAGCCAATGTTCGTCCTCAGTTCACCACCTATTTCAAAGGCATTGTATACGATGCAAAAACTAAAAAACCTCTGGAAGCGAAATTTGAATTAATTGATTTGCGCACCGGTGAAGTAGTGGTTACCAGTTACAGCAATGAAGCCAATGGTGAATTTATGGTTGCACTGGCTACCAATCGCGATTATGCTTTAAATGTAAATAAGCGTGGATATAATTTCTACTCGAAAAACTTTAATCTCACAGAGCGAAAAGGGGAGTCGGATCCATTCCTGATGGATGTACCGCTGGTACCGCTGGAGATGCAGGAAGTGGTTCGTTTGGATAATGTGTTTTTCGATTTGGATAAATCAACCTTGCGTCCGGAATCTAAAATTGAGCTGGATAAACTCTATGCATTTTTGATGAATAATCCGAAAATAAAAATTCAGTTAAACGGACATACGGATAATCGTGGCGATAAAGCGCACAATCAAAAATTATCTGAAGACCGCGCAAAAGCTGTAGTGGATTATCTCATTGCTAAAGGCATTGAACCTGGACGATTAAGCTCGAAAGGTTTTGGAGATACAAAACCCATTATTGCGGATCCAAAAACCGAAGCGGATCATCAAATGAATCGTAGAACCGAATACATCATTCTACAATAAGATGCCGCGCTATTTTTTGGAGATTGCTTATGATGGAACACCTTATCATGGTTGGCAGATTCAACCGAGAGTGAATACTGTTCAGCTTGAAATTGAAAATGCATTAACAAAACTAAATTCAGGTAACCGTATTCCAACCATTGGTTGTGGCAGGACAGATACCGGAGTGCATGCCCGTCAGTTTTTCCTCCATTTCGATATAGAGAAATTACCCTGCGATGAGGAGATGTTTATTTTCAAGTTAAACCGAATTTTACCGCATTCCATTGGGGTATATCGTTTACTGGAAGTTAATCCGAAAGCGCATGCCCGTTTCGATGCGAATTCGCGCACGTATGAATATCATATTCATTATTTAAAAAATCCTTTTTTAGATAACAGAAGCTGGAATCTTTGGTCGCCCTTAGACCTGGATGCCATGAACATTGCTGCTGCCCATTTGTTAAACCATCGCGATTTCGCTGCTTTTCAAAAATCTGGCGGCAATGCGAACACTTCAATTTGTACAGTAATGAAAGCAGAATGGGTAGGCGATGATGAGCGTTTGATGTTTACCATTAAGGCTAATCGTTTTTTACGAAATATGGTTAGAGCCATTGTAGGAACGCTGGTAGAAGTGGGGAAGGGGAGAATGAGTCCGGATGAATTTAATGCCATTATCGCTTCATTAAAACGCACAGAAGCAGGGGAGTCGGTACCGGCAGATGGATTGTTTTTAACCAATGTAACTTATCCTTACCTTCGCGACCAATTACGATGAGCG
The nucleotide sequence above comes from Flavobacteriales bacterium. Encoded proteins:
- a CDS encoding 7-carboxy-7-deazaguanine synthase QueE — its product is MEHFYTIQGEGSNTGRAAYFIRLGGCDVGCVWCDVKESWDIEPHPKMTLDEILEEVLEFGAKLCVITGGEPALFNLEPLTALLRNNGIETAIETSGTRELTGKWDTVCFSPKKFKLPVESIYKQANELKVIVYHPSDLQWADEHAEKVNSNCLLYLQPEWSREEEMLPIIIDHVKRSPRWRISLQTHKYMNIP
- a CDS encoding K+ channel, inward rectifier, with product MVRISWWRFNLILLTYFIVLNGLFAGLYVALGIENIKGVPPGDALDDFLNAFYFSVQTFSSVGYGSFSPSGHPTLIVASFEAMFGLVSFALATGLLYGRFSKPKSRLIYSNNAIITPHREGMALMFRVANHRSTVLMEMSCTVLCTLAERDKDGNFIRKYYGLPLEIDSIHFFPISWTLVHQLDDKSPFYGMNETQIRESMAELMILIKGFDETFSQEIHSRYSYVVNEFKWNHRFLPCFHVEEDGSVSIDLGKVSDIAPIEA
- the truA gene encoding tRNA pseudouridine(38-40) synthase TruA, whose amino-acid sequence is MPRYFLEIAYDGTPYHGWQIQPRVNTVQLEIENALTKLNSGNRIPTIGCGRTDTGVHARQFFLHFDIEKLPCDEEMFIFKLNRILPHSIGVYRLLEVNPKAHARFDANSRTYEYHIHYLKNPFLDNRSWNLWSPLDLDAMNIAAAHLLNHRDFAAFQKSGGNANTSICTVMKAEWVGDDERLMFTIKANRFLRNMVRAIVGTLVEVGKGRMSPDEFNAIIASLKRTEAGESVPADGLFLTNVTYPYLRDQLR
- a CDS encoding OmpA family protein, with product MNTIKNILSFTLFLFLMSCATAQPQREYSSSNKKAIKAYEAALTAYNTFDPRTGMPDLKGAESNLTKSIKSDPNFIEAYLLMSQVYQDWGKSKEAIDYLKKSIEINPNFFPNSFFFLARLEFNEGNYADAKVHAEKYLSFPRVPEDMKRAGQKIVSNSEFAMKLIANPVPFTPVNLGPGVNTDRPEYFPTITADDNTLLFTRLVVDPNAQQGGVQEDFFVSQKRGGQWSTARSISSRINTLYNEGAPSLASDGQTLIFTACEIFDSYGDYRDGFGSCDLFVTRRIGNEWTVPVNLGETINSANWESQPSFSADGKTLYFIRGTRSKDGRRTGDIWYATLNKSGEWNRPQRLSDVVNTDGNEASVLIHPDGQTLYFSSDGHPGMGNLDIFVSRKQPDGSWGKPENLGYPINTHAEENSLLVSSDGKVAFFASDRPGGFGDLDLYSFELPANVRPQFTTYFKGIVYDAKTKKPLEAKFELIDLRTGEVVVTSYSNEANGEFMVALATNRDYALNVNKRGYNFYSKNFNLTERKGESDPFLMDVPLVPLEMQEVVRLDNVFFDLDKSTLRPESKIELDKLYAFLMNNPKIKIQLNGHTDNRGDKAHNQKLSEDRAKAVVDYLIAKGIEPGRLSSKGFGDTKPIIADPKTEADHQMNRRTEYIILQ